From Agromyces sp. SYSU T00194, a single genomic window includes:
- a CDS encoding 1,4-dihydroxy-2-naphthoyl-CoA synthase, with protein sequence MGEQVSELFDAGEWADASASVTGGAAFTDITYHHSRDGRIARVAFDRPEVRNAFRPHTVDELYAALEDARTNPRVGVVLLTGNGPSPRDGGWAFCSGGDQRIRGRDGYRYADGEEASGIDAARSGRLHILEVQRLIRFMPKVVIAVVPGWAAGGGHSLHVVCDLTVASAEHGRFKQTDADVGSFDAGYGSAYFARQIGQKFAREVFFLAEEYSAERAYEMGAVNRVVPHADLEREAVSMARTILTKSPTAIRMLKFAFNAVDDGMVGQQVFAGEATRLAYGTDEAVEGRDAFLQKRDPDWGPYPWHF encoded by the coding sequence ATGGGCGAGCAGGTCTCCGAACTCTTCGACGCGGGCGAATGGGCGGATGCCTCGGCATCCGTCACCGGCGGCGCAGCCTTCACCGACATCACGTACCACCACTCGCGCGACGGCCGCATCGCCCGGGTCGCGTTCGACCGGCCGGAGGTGCGCAACGCCTTCCGCCCGCACACGGTCGACGAGCTCTACGCGGCCCTGGAGGACGCCCGCACGAACCCGCGCGTCGGCGTCGTGCTGCTCACGGGCAACGGGCCGAGTCCGCGCGACGGCGGCTGGGCGTTCTGCTCGGGAGGCGACCAGCGCATCCGCGGCCGCGACGGGTACAGGTACGCCGACGGCGAGGAGGCATCCGGCATCGACGCGGCCCGCTCGGGCCGCCTGCACATCCTCGAGGTGCAGCGCCTCATCCGCTTCATGCCGAAGGTCGTGATCGCGGTGGTGCCCGGCTGGGCGGCCGGCGGCGGGCACTCGCTGCACGTGGTGTGCGACCTGACCGTCGCATCCGCCGAGCACGGCCGGTTCAAGCAGACGGATGCCGACGTCGGCAGCTTCGACGCCGGCTACGGTTCGGCCTACTTCGCCCGTCAGATCGGGCAGAAGTTCGCCCGCGAGGTGTTCTTCCTCGCCGAGGAGTACTCGGCCGAGCGCGCCTACGAGATGGGCGCCGTGAACCGGGTCGTGCCGCACGCCGACCTCGAGCGCGAGGCCGTCTCGATGGCGCGCACCATCCTCACCAAGTCGCCGACGGCGATCCGCATGCTGAAGTTCGCGTTCAACGCGGTCGACGACGGAATGGTCGGCCAGCAGGTCTTCGCGGGCGAGGCGACCCGTCTCGCGTACGGCACCGACGAGGCCGTCGAGGGCCGCGACGCGTTCCTGCAGAAGCGCGACCCCGACTGGGGCCCGTACCCGTGGCACTTCTGA
- a CDS encoding AMP-binding protein, whose translation MSRPLVAVAAADVPGLVAALRAALHGGGAAVFPVPAGHPMHPGADAPASGTLVGEVDDRIAVVVETSGSTAAPKRVALSADALRASAAATEHALGGAGRWVLALPGHYIAGLQVIVRALAGGTEPLVAPIDGFDPAGFAAVAAPLRRAHDRAYTSLVPVQLARLVEAAEHDRGVREALARFDRVLLGGQAAPSGLVERAAALGARVTRTYGSSETAGGCVYDGRPLDSVCVRVVDDLVELSAPSLAEGYLAAPVGSPARVDLDRARTAIAFATDPDGTRWYRTGDLGSVDDEGRLRIRGRADDVIISGGVKVALGEVERAVRAVDGLGDAVVVAVPDPEWGERPAVVTTGSAVAAARLAAATDEAGLPPAARPVRQRTLDELPMLASGKPDRRAIAALMADASEAPSRATDDEHGRRDPS comes from the coding sequence ATGAGCCGCCCACTGGTGGCGGTCGCGGCGGCGGATGTCCCCGGGCTGGTCGCCGCGCTGCGCGCCGCGCTCCACGGTGGCGGCGCGGCCGTGTTCCCCGTGCCGGCGGGGCATCCGATGCATCCCGGCGCGGACGCGCCCGCCTCCGGGACGCTGGTCGGCGAGGTCGACGACCGCATCGCCGTGGTCGTCGAGACGAGCGGATCGACCGCTGCGCCGAAGCGCGTCGCGCTGAGTGCCGACGCGCTGCGCGCGAGCGCCGCCGCGACCGAGCACGCCCTCGGCGGAGCCGGCCGCTGGGTGCTCGCACTGCCCGGCCACTACATCGCCGGCCTGCAGGTGATCGTGCGCGCGCTCGCCGGGGGCACGGAGCCGCTCGTCGCACCGATCGACGGGTTCGACCCGGCAGGCTTCGCCGCCGTCGCGGCACCGTTGCGCCGTGCGCACGACCGCGCGTACACCTCGCTGGTGCCGGTGCAGCTCGCGCGCCTCGTCGAGGCCGCCGAGCACGACCGCGGCGTGCGCGAGGCGCTCGCGCGCTTCGACCGCGTGCTCCTCGGCGGCCAGGCCGCGCCGTCGGGCCTCGTCGAACGCGCCGCAGCCCTCGGCGCCCGCGTGACGCGCACCTACGGCTCGAGCGAGACCGCGGGCGGCTGCGTCTACGACGGGCGCCCGCTGGACAGCGTGTGCGTTCGGGTGGTCGACGACCTGGTCGAGCTGTCTGCGCCGAGCCTCGCCGAGGGCTACCTGGCGGCCCCGGTCGGCTCGCCCGCGCGCGTGGACCTCGACCGTGCCCGCACCGCGATCGCGTTCGCCACCGACCCCGACGGCACCCGCTGGTACCGCACGGGCGACCTCGGCTCGGTCGACGACGAGGGTCGCCTGCGCATCCGCGGCCGTGCGGACGACGTCATCATCTCGGGCGGCGTGAAGGTCGCGCTCGGCGAGGTCGAGCGTGCGGTGCGGGCCGTCGACGGGCTGGGCGATGCGGTGGTCGTCGCCGTGCCCGACCCGGAGTGGGGCGAGCGCCCGGCCGTCGTCACGACTGGCTCCGCCGTCGCCGCGGCGCGGCTCGCGGCCGCCACCGACGAGGCCGGCCTCCCGCCCGCCGCGCGCCCGGTGCGTCAGCGCACCCTCGACGAGCTGCCCATGCTGGCGAGCGGCAAGCCCGATCGCCGCGCCATCGCCGCACTCATGGCCGATGCATCGGAAGCCCCCAGCAGGGCCACGGACGACGAGCACGGTCGCCGCGATCCCTCCTGA
- a CDS encoding 1,4-dihydroxy-2-naphthoate polyprenyltransferase, protein MARQTPDRSAPQPAKRTKTYGRSGNPARNGRTNQPAAPRRRATLGDWISGARLRTLPLAIAPVVAGTGAGVVAIPDGPWHPYRALLALIVALALQIGVNYANDYSDGIRGTDQHRVGPARLTGSGLAKPRHVLIAALASFAVAAVAGLALVVITQQWWLLAVGAVAIVAAWFYTGGKHPYGYYGLGELFVFVFFGVVATAGSAYVQALTVNLEAWVTGAGLGLIACAVLMANNLRDVGPDRAAGKRTLAVLVGKAVGRVLFAVFLLVPFFAVAFFALLYPTAWLVFFALLAALPAVLIVATARTSRELITALQLASATSLLYGIGLGLAFAL, encoded by the coding sequence GTGGCACGTCAGACCCCCGACCGATCCGCCCCCCAGCCCGCGAAGCGCACGAAGACGTACGGCCGCTCCGGCAACCCCGCGCGCAACGGTCGCACGAACCAGCCCGCCGCACCGCGGCGCCGGGCGACCCTCGGCGACTGGATCTCGGGTGCGCGCCTGCGCACCCTGCCGCTCGCGATCGCGCCGGTCGTGGCGGGCACGGGCGCGGGTGTCGTGGCGATCCCCGACGGCCCGTGGCATCCGTACCGCGCCCTGCTCGCCCTGATCGTCGCGCTCGCGCTGCAGATCGGCGTGAACTACGCGAACGACTACTCCGACGGCATCCGCGGCACCGACCAGCACCGCGTCGGTCCCGCCCGCCTCACCGGCTCGGGTCTCGCGAAGCCCCGCCACGTGCTCATCGCGGCGCTCGCGAGCTTCGCGGTCGCCGCGGTCGCGGGCCTCGCGCTGGTCGTGATCACGCAGCAGTGGTGGCTGCTCGCCGTCGGCGCGGTCGCGATCGTCGCCGCCTGGTTCTACACCGGCGGGAAGCATCCGTACGGCTACTACGGCCTCGGCGAGCTGTTCGTGTTCGTCTTCTTCGGCGTCGTCGCGACGGCCGGCTCCGCGTACGTGCAGGCGCTCACCGTCAACCTCGAGGCGTGGGTCACGGGCGCAGGCCTCGGCCTCATCGCCTGCGCGGTGCTCATGGCGAACAACCTGCGCGACGTGGGGCCCGACCGCGCGGCGGGCAAGCGCACCCTGGCGGTGCTCGTCGGCAAGGCCGTCGGCCGCGTGCTCTTCGCCGTGTTCCTGCTGGTGCCGTTCTTCGCCGTGGCGTTCTTCGCGCTGCTCTACCCGACGGCGTGGCTGGTGTTCTTCGCGCTGCTCGCCGCTCTGCCCGCGGTGCTCATCGTCGCGACGGCGCGCACCTCGCGCGAGCTGATCACCGCGCTGCAGCTCGCGAGCGCGACGTCGCTGCTCTACGGCATCGGCCTCGGGCTGGCGTTCGCGCTCTAG
- a CDS encoding DUF4229 domain-containing protein, giving the protein MRSVPTWVTYTALRLLAFAVPLTVLLLAGVSPWISALVAALFGLSVSVIFLRRSRDTMSEQLYAARHRETPVVHEDDAAEDAAVDAASGDAAGPGEPEASADTGAPVDSGAVVDSGASAKQQPTDSER; this is encoded by the coding sequence GTGCGATCCGTCCCGACCTGGGTGACCTACACGGCCCTGCGCCTCCTGGCGTTCGCCGTGCCGCTCACCGTACTGCTCCTCGCCGGCGTGAGCCCCTGGATCTCCGCGCTCGTCGCCGCCCTGTTCGGTCTCAGCGTCTCGGTGATCTTCCTGCGCCGCTCGCGCGACACGATGTCGGAGCAGCTCTACGCCGCACGCCACCGCGAGACGCCCGTCGTGCACGAGGACGACGCCGCCGAGGACGCGGCGGTCGACGCGGCATCCGGTGACGCGGCGGGGCCCGGCGAGCCCGAGGCATCCGCCGACACGGGGGCACCCGTCGACTCCGGCGCAGTGGTCGACTCCGGCGCATCCGCCAAGCAGCAGCCGACCGACTCCGAGCGCTGA
- a CDS encoding PLD nuclease N-terminal domain-containing protein, producing the protein MARLLFGLGIVAVIFTVYAIVDCAMFDRSRIRGIGRIWWLLVILFVPIIGAVLWFLIGRGRPGRPPRRSQRTVAPDDDADFLRSLDRDAAQEERIRRLEEELAELDDRDEPGERTEQRRRDDDGDTPPSSRPNA; encoded by the coding sequence ATGGCCCGGCTGCTCTTCGGACTCGGCATCGTCGCCGTCATCTTCACGGTGTACGCGATCGTCGACTGCGCGATGTTCGACCGCTCGCGCATCCGCGGCATCGGGCGCATCTGGTGGCTGCTGGTGATCCTGTTCGTGCCGATCATCGGCGCCGTGCTCTGGTTCCTCATCGGGCGCGGCCGTCCGGGCCGCCCGCCCCGTCGATCGCAGCGCACGGTCGCCCCCGACGACGACGCCGACTTCCTGCGCAGCCTCGATCGCGACGCGGCCCAGGAGGAGCGCATCCGCCGCCTCGAGGAGGAACTCGCCGAGCTCGACGACCGCGACGAGCCGGGCGAGCGCACCGAGCAGCGGCGTCGCGACGACGACGGCGACACGCCCCCGAGCAGCCGCCCGAATGCCTGA
- the menD gene encoding 2-succinyl-5-enolpyruvyl-6-hydroxy-3-cyclohexene-1-carboxylic-acid synthase, giving the protein MPDASPAPSPASDVAHAFLEGAVAAGVTDLVVCPGSRSQALALAAAELERTGRVRLHVRIDERGAGFLAIGLARESGRPAVVVTTSGTAVANLHPAVLEAHHSGVPLVVLTADRPAELQGIRANQTTVQPGIFGVAVHFEHDVAAPEGLDGETDAAAAVARDAVAASMGLDADGGFRPEPGPGPVHVNLAMREPLSGARTRPAPGAGRPDAEASPRTSDRSGAQGALVASVVDTAPHARAAVGAHGTRIAHGPRTVVVAGAGAGPEAERFARDGDWPLFAEVVSGAHFGPNLVVAYRALLREPEFADGIERVVVFGHPTLSREVPALVAREDVESIVVAPSGSEWYDPGHGVDRFERAVRVEARRAVGEDRAWVGRWVFTSRRMLEPAPSESYVPSVEPTPHEHDLDLAEMDARRAYVRASVDAMREPVTRRRLVEAVWNATWPHDRLLFGASRLVRDADRAVGGRRVTVHANRGLSGIDGTVATALGIAIASQSPLPGAPAEEAEAAAHGVTRALVGDLTLLHDVGSLLAGAGERMPRLQVVVGNDGGGSIFDALEVAGTADPADFDRVQFTPQSVDLSALARAYGWEHRLVDTAGALDAALTSAYERPVLIEVPLAR; this is encoded by the coding sequence ATGCCTGACGCGTCGCCCGCGCCGAGCCCGGCGAGCGACGTCGCCCACGCCTTCCTCGAGGGCGCCGTGGCCGCCGGGGTCACCGACCTGGTCGTCTGCCCCGGATCCCGCTCCCAGGCGCTCGCGCTCGCCGCAGCCGAGCTCGAGCGCACCGGTCGCGTGCGCCTGCACGTGCGCATCGACGAGCGCGGCGCGGGCTTCCTCGCGATCGGCCTCGCCCGCGAGTCGGGACGCCCGGCCGTCGTGGTGACGACCTCGGGCACGGCCGTCGCGAACCTGCACCCGGCAGTGCTGGAGGCGCACCACTCCGGGGTGCCGCTCGTGGTCCTCACCGCCGACCGCCCCGCGGAGCTGCAGGGCATCCGCGCCAACCAGACCACGGTGCAGCCCGGCATCTTCGGCGTCGCGGTGCACTTCGAGCACGACGTCGCCGCCCCCGAGGGCCTCGACGGCGAGACGGATGCCGCGGCCGCCGTGGCCCGCGACGCGGTCGCCGCGTCGATGGGCCTGGATGCCGACGGCGGCTTCCGCCCCGAGCCCGGCCCGGGGCCGGTGCACGTGAACCTCGCGATGCGCGAGCCACTGTCGGGAGCGCGCACGCGCCCGGCGCCCGGTGCCGGCCGACCCGACGCGGAGGCGTCACCGCGCACGAGCGACCGGTCGGGTGCGCAGGGTGCGCTCGTGGCATCCGTCGTCGACACCGCCCCGCACGCCCGCGCCGCGGTCGGCGCGCACGGCACGCGCATCGCGCACGGCCCGCGCACCGTCGTGGTCGCGGGCGCGGGTGCGGGCCCCGAGGCCGAGCGGTTCGCCCGCGACGGCGACTGGCCGCTCTTCGCCGAGGTGGTGAGCGGCGCGCACTTCGGCCCGAACCTCGTGGTCGCCTACCGCGCGCTGCTGCGCGAGCCCGAGTTCGCCGACGGCATCGAGCGCGTGGTCGTGTTCGGGCATCCGACGCTCAGCCGCGAGGTGCCCGCGCTGGTCGCGCGCGAAGACGTCGAGTCGATCGTCGTCGCGCCGTCGGGCAGCGAGTGGTACGACCCGGGCCACGGCGTCGATCGCTTCGAGCGCGCCGTGCGCGTCGAGGCCCGCCGCGCGGTGGGCGAGGACCGCGCGTGGGTCGGTCGCTGGGTCTTCACGAGCCGGCGGATGCTGGAGCCGGCGCCGTCCGAGTCGTACGTGCCGTCGGTCGAGCCGACCCCGCACGAGCACGACCTCGACCTGGCCGAGATGGACGCACGCCGCGCGTACGTGCGTGCGAGCGTCGACGCGATGCGCGAGCCGGTGACCCGCCGCCGACTCGTCGAGGCCGTCTGGAATGCGACCTGGCCGCACGACCGCCTGCTGTTCGGCGCGTCCCGCCTCGTGCGCGATGCCGACCGCGCCGTCGGCGGTCGCCGCGTCACGGTGCACGCGAACCGTGGCCTGTCGGGCATCGACGGCACGGTCGCCACGGCCCTCGGCATCGCGATCGCGAGCCAGTCGCCGCTGCCCGGCGCCCCGGCCGAGGAGGCCGAGGCCGCGGCGCACGGCGTCACGCGCGCCCTGGTCGGCGACCTCACGCTGCTGCACGACGTCGGCTCGCTGCTCGCGGGCGCGGGGGAGCGGATGCCCCGCCTGCAGGTCGTCGTCGGCAACGACGGCGGCGGCTCGATCTTCGACGCCCTCGAGGTGGCCGGCACCGCCGACCCCGCCGACTTCGACCGCGTGCAGTTCACCCCGCAGTCGGTCGACCTGTCGGCGCTCGCCCGCGCCTACGGCTGGGAGCACCGCCTGGTCGACACGGCGGGTGCCCTCGACGCCGCACTCACCTCCGCATACGAGCGCCCGGTCCTCATCGAGGTGCCGCTCGCCCGCTGA
- a CDS encoding SGNH/GDSL hydrolase family protein produces MTLLSHSRRPAVSAVTAVLAAAALLFGAAAPAMAAPPSPPPVEKLVALGDSYAAGQGAGTPLDGCLRSTAAYPYLLDAQEADPKINLLRLAACSGATIEDVMDTQLSQVNKGTTLVTVTVGGNDLGVGVIFDICAPAPESLACLTAIGEAEQLLASGVIGQELTQLLVAISERAPRARIVVTDYPVPFVAGLSSLTDQVNAATLALDGQIAFAAGTAAGSGANVTYTSLDLAFLGHQVGDVEPWLGADQFDPLTFLHPTAQGQAVYAAAVLGAL; encoded by the coding sequence ATGACACTGCTGTCGCACTCCCGTCGTCCTGCAGTCTCCGCCGTCACGGCCGTCCTCGCGGCCGCGGCACTGCTGTTCGGCGCGGCAGCGCCGGCCATGGCGGCCCCGCCGAGTCCGCCGCCCGTCGAGAAGCTCGTCGCCCTCGGCGACTCCTACGCGGCGGGCCAGGGTGCCGGCACGCCGCTCGACGGGTGCCTCCGCAGCACCGCCGCGTACCCGTACCTGCTCGACGCGCAGGAGGCCGACCCCAAGATCAACCTGCTGCGCCTCGCCGCCTGCTCGGGCGCGACCATCGAGGACGTGATGGACACGCAGCTCTCCCAGGTGAACAAGGGCACCACGCTCGTCACCGTCACGGTCGGCGGCAACGACCTCGGCGTCGGCGTGATCTTCGACATCTGCGCGCCCGCCCCGGAGTCGCTCGCGTGTCTCACCGCGATCGGCGAGGCGGAGCAGCTGCTCGCCTCCGGGGTCATCGGCCAAGAGCTCACCCAACTCCTGGTCGCCATCTCCGAACGCGCACCCAGGGCTCGCATCGTCGTCACCGACTATCCGGTCCCGTTCGTCGCCGGACTGAGTTCGCTGACCGACCAGGTCAACGCGGCGACGCTCGCGCTCGACGGCCAGATCGCCTTCGCGGCGGGAACGGCCGCCGGTTCGGGCGCGAACGTCACGTACACGAGCCTCGACCTCGCCTTCCTCGGCCACCAGGTCGGCGACGTCGAACCGTGGCTCGGTGCAGACCAGTTCGACCCGCTCACGTTCCTGCACCCCACGGCACAGGGCCAGGCCGTCTACGCGGCCGCCGTGCTCGGCGCCCTCTGA
- a CDS encoding isochorismate synthase has product MSTAGAAHPAARTRLHVETRGVVDPGELLPLADASAPLAWLREGEGIVGVGEALRLEFRGASRFADAADAWRAVAADAEIADAVEVPGSGLVAFASFTFADASAARSALVVPAIVAGRRNGRAWITRIRVVDADGAAPPLPHPTAYGAPFHVRLRDGALPSEAYERAVAEAVRRIGDGEFEKVVLARELRGRMPRGADVRRLVSRLAEDYPDTWTFAVDGLVGASPETLVRVDRGGVSARVLAGTASRGVDTDGDHDAELRLATSTKDRAEHAFAVRSAIDALRPHTSRLEASAEPFTVRLPNLWHLATDLDGTLGDGSTSLDLVAAMHPTAAVAGVPTDAATAAIAELERFDRGRYAGPVGWIGADGDGEWAIALRCAQIGADGTVRAHAGAGIVRDSDPGEELAESTIKFQAVVDAIG; this is encoded by the coding sequence ATGTCGACGGCGGGTGCGGCGCACCCGGCGGCACGAACACGGCTCCACGTCGAGACCCGTGGCGTCGTCGACCCGGGTGAGCTGCTTCCGCTCGCCGACGCGTCCGCACCGCTCGCCTGGCTGCGCGAGGGCGAGGGCATCGTGGGCGTGGGCGAGGCCCTGCGGCTCGAGTTCCGCGGCGCCTCCCGGTTCGCCGATGCGGCAGACGCGTGGCGGGCCGTCGCGGCCGACGCCGAGATCGCCGACGCCGTCGAGGTGCCCGGCTCGGGCCTCGTCGCATTCGCCTCGTTCACGTTCGCCGACGCCTCGGCCGCGCGCAGCGCGCTCGTGGTGCCGGCGATCGTCGCCGGTCGCCGCAACGGGCGGGCGTGGATCACCCGCATCCGCGTCGTCGACGCCGACGGCGCTGCACCGCCGCTCCCCCACCCGACCGCCTACGGCGCCCCGTTCCACGTGCGGCTGCGCGACGGCGCGCTGCCGTCGGAGGCCTACGAGCGGGCCGTCGCCGAGGCCGTGCGCCGCATCGGCGACGGCGAGTTCGAGAAGGTGGTGCTCGCGCGCGAGCTGCGCGGGCGTATGCCCCGCGGTGCCGACGTGCGACGACTCGTCTCCCGACTCGCCGAGGACTACCCCGACACCTGGACCTTCGCGGTCGACGGCCTCGTGGGGGCGAGCCCCGAGACGCTCGTGCGCGTCGACCGCGGCGGCGTGAGCGCCCGCGTGCTCGCCGGCACGGCCTCGCGGGGCGTCGACACCGACGGCGACCACGACGCCGAGCTGCGGCTCGCGACCTCGACCAAGGACCGCGCCGAGCACGCGTTCGCGGTGCGCAGCGCCATCGACGCGCTGCGTCCGCACACGTCGCGGCTCGAGGCATCCGCCGAGCCCTTCACCGTGCGCCTGCCGAACCTGTGGCACCTCGCGACCGACCTCGACGGCACCCTCGGTGACGGGTCGACCTCACTCGACCTGGTCGCCGCGATGCACCCGACCGCCGCGGTCGCCGGGGTACCCACGGATGCCGCGACGGCCGCGATCGCGGAACTCGAGCGCTTCGACCGCGGGCGCTACGCGGGGCCGGTCGGGTGGATCGGCGCCGATGGCGACGGCGAGTGGGCCATCGCGCTGCGCTGCGCGCAGATCGGCGCGGACGGCACCGTGCGCGCACACGCCGGCGCCGGCATCGTGCGCGACTCCGACCCCGGCGAGGAGCTCGCCGAGTCGACGATCAAGTTCCAGGCCGTCGTCGACGCGATCGGCTGA
- a CDS encoding DUF427 domain-containing protein: MKAIWNGAVLAESDETVVVDGNHYFPRGSINAEYFTESRNRTVCHWKGTANYFHVSVDGSNNPDAAWTYAQPLPEARHLADHVAFWRGVEVVAS; the protein is encoded by the coding sequence ATGAAGGCGATCTGGAACGGCGCCGTGCTCGCCGAGTCCGACGAGACGGTCGTCGTCGACGGCAACCACTACTTCCCGCGCGGCTCGATCAACGCGGAGTACTTCACCGAGAGCCGCAACCGCACCGTCTGCCACTGGAAGGGCACCGCGAACTACTTCCACGTGAGCGTCGACGGGTCGAACAACCCCGACGCGGCATGGACCTACGCGCAGCCGCTCCCGGAAGCGCGCCACCTGGCCGACCACGTCGCCTTCTGGCGCGGCGTCGAGGTCGTCGCGAGCTGA
- a CDS encoding demethylmenaquinone methyltransferase — MRADLSKRPEQVSAMFDQVAERYDLTNDLLSLGNAPLWRIATTRAIDPRPGQKVLDVAAGTGTSSASIARTGATVVAADFSPGMIDVGMHRQWRHRNLSFVEADATNLPFADDEFDAVTISFGLRNIVDPKAALREFLRVTRPGGRLVVCEFSHPPIGVVRTGYRFYQRTVMPALVRLASSNDDAYEYLNESIANWPSQRALAGWMREAGFERVQWRNLTMGVVALHRGFVPASA; from the coding sequence ATGCGCGCAGACCTCTCCAAGCGGCCCGAGCAGGTGTCGGCCATGTTCGACCAGGTCGCCGAGCGCTACGACCTCACCAACGACCTGCTGTCGCTCGGCAACGCGCCGCTCTGGCGCATCGCGACGACCCGTGCGATCGACCCGCGACCCGGCCAGAAGGTGCTCGACGTCGCCGCCGGCACGGGCACCTCGAGCGCGAGCATCGCCCGCACCGGGGCGACCGTGGTCGCCGCGGACTTCTCGCCGGGCATGATCGACGTCGGCATGCACCGGCAGTGGCGGCACCGCAACCTCTCGTTCGTCGAGGCGGATGCCACGAACCTGCCCTTCGCCGACGACGAGTTCGACGCGGTGACCATCTCGTTCGGGCTCCGCAACATCGTCGACCCGAAGGCGGCGCTGCGGGAGTTCCTGCGCGTCACGCGTCCCGGCGGGCGCCTCGTGGTGTGCGAGTTCTCGCACCCGCCGATCGGGGTCGTGCGCACCGGCTACCGCTTCTACCAGCGCACCGTGATGCCCGCGCTGGTGCGGCTCGCGAGCTCGAACGACGACGCCTACGAGTACCTGAACGAGTCGATCGCGAACTGGCCGTCGCAGCGGGCGCTCGCCGGGTGGATGCGGGAGGCCGGGTTCGAGCGCGTGCAGTGGCGCAACCTGACCATGGGCGTGGTGGCGCTGCACCGCGGGTTCGTGCCCGCGTCGGCGTAG
- a CDS encoding polyprenyl synthetase family protein, which translates to MNPSVQVPRRGSKLASSLGISERIFSSSEDRAMARAIDAGLEQVEAGLEREARFADPIADVSGRYLLEAGGKRVRPLLTLLIARLGNGTTDEVLLASQAIELTHLASLYHDDVMDEADKRRGVPTAQNVWGNSVAILTGDLLFARASQLMAELGDRALKLQAATFERLVLGQLHETVGPAEGEDEIDHYIQVLADKTGALIAAAARAGIAFSGADPALEQPVVDFGERIGVAFQLVDDVIDLAPTGDDTGKIPGTDLRAGVVTLPLLKLRRLAATDADAASLLDRIERDVVGAPASADALEADASVIARAELTIAELGDHPVTRETIDEAQRWARWAVEAIAPLPEGSVKKALTKFADTIVERTS; encoded by the coding sequence GTGAATCCGAGCGTGCAGGTGCCGCGACGCGGCTCGAAGCTGGCGTCGAGCCTCGGGATCAGCGAACGGATCTTCAGCTCGAGTGAGGACCGTGCGATGGCCCGTGCGATCGACGCGGGGCTCGAGCAGGTCGAGGCCGGTCTCGAGCGAGAGGCGCGCTTCGCCGACCCGATCGCCGACGTCTCCGGCCGCTACCTCCTGGAGGCCGGCGGCAAGCGGGTGCGCCCGCTGCTCACCCTGCTCATCGCGCGGCTCGGCAACGGAACGACCGACGAGGTGCTCCTCGCGTCGCAGGCCATCGAGCTCACCCACCTCGCCTCGCTCTACCACGACGACGTCATGGACGAGGCCGACAAGCGCCGCGGCGTGCCCACCGCGCAGAACGTGTGGGGCAACTCGGTCGCGATCCTCACCGGCGACCTGCTCTTCGCCCGCGCCAGCCAGCTCATGGCCGAGCTCGGCGATCGCGCGCTGAAGCTCCAGGCGGCCACGTTCGAACGGCTGGTGCTCGGCCAGCTGCACGAGACGGTCGGCCCCGCCGAGGGCGAGGACGAGATCGACCACTACATCCAGGTGCTCGCCGACAAGACCGGTGCGCTCATCGCCGCGGCCGCGCGTGCCGGCATCGCGTTCTCGGGGGCGGACCCGGCCCTCGAGCAGCCCGTCGTCGACTTCGGCGAGCGCATCGGCGTCGCCTTCCAGCTGGTCGACGACGTCATCGACCTCGCGCCGACCGGCGACGACACGGGCAAGATCCCCGGCACCGACCTGCGGGCGGGCGTCGTGACGCTGCCCCTGCTGAAGCTGCGTCGCCTCGCGGCGACCGATGCCGACGCGGCATCCCTCCTCGACCGCATCGAGCGCGACGTCGTCGGGGCACCGGCATCCGCCGACGCACTCGAGGCGGATGCATCCGTCATCGCACGTGCCGAACTGACCATCGCCGAACTGGGCGACCACCCCGTCACGCGGGAGACGATCGACGAGGCGCAGCGCTGGGCGCGCTGGGCCGTCGAGGCGATCGCCCCGCTTCCCGAGGGCAGCGTGAAGAAGGCGCTGACCAAGTTCGCAGACACCATCGTGGAGAGAACGAGTTGA